The Belonocnema kinseyi isolate 2016_QV_RU_SX_M_011 chromosome 10, B_treatae_v1, whole genome shotgun sequence genome has a window encoding:
- the LOC117181300 gene encoding uncharacterized protein LOC117181300: MLHPTSQEKSTSSSSTEATTYPTNPSNSSKLNPLSLPFSNSLINSIEESVLLATALVHTKGSDGSRHLTRVLLDQGAQASFISESLVQRLRLARQPAIISVRSVGDSRTRPTRGLVQLKVYSRIHPQATFWESISSVQSIVGLQSPVDHELLNLLRRFVVQEDIPLSVNDNSVAEEECEQLFTSTFQRSHDGRYIVRLPLKDRSINLGNSRSAAYRALVHMERRFRRDPELAKKYSNVINEYAELGDMELVSNPEDLQHDKGYFLPHHCVIKENSSSTKLRVVFNASQRTDKGVPLNELLHSGPKLQTELADVILRWRMYSVFFTADIEKMFRRIWIHPVDQTFKKILWRESHDQEVRTYYLKTVTFGFTSLPYLAIRTLLQLAEDEGDNYPLASQILRKEIYVDDVLSGADDVSLARAKCRQLDLLLQAGAFTLKKWVSNVGEVLEGVPTDHREDATYLLLNQDPSFRALGISWQPSSDFLRFQIDPLSERSRITKRTVFSEIARIFGPLGWLAPVIVKAKMFMQSLWARTVLWDDELSMDYCELHGFGDASERAIGAVIYLRVTSPSNLTRVTLVMAKTKVARLKETSIPRLELCAAVLLIHLWSDSQNNLDWIRGPPLRWKTYISNRFSENQRVLPEAAWHHVPGADTPADCASGGLTPIRLEHHLLWWQGPVWLARPELLKHFERPPCHPTTTYLKLALQKLTGHVQKKTFPKDIIKVQRQLPVSKSSLLLKLLPFLDSNGLLRLGGRLTYAALDYEERCPYILPKDSPLTTLIVRNGHQFMLHGGPQLTLSYLRRRYWILSCRTAVKSVLSRCVICTKHRANPCSQVICPLPSFRVNPPVRPFAAAGLDYAGPIWMRTTKGRGHKAYKGYIAIFVCCATRAVHLEVVSDYSAEGFIAAYKRFSARRGVSHTLYSDNGTNFVGADREFREIFSEASAESDKIVRHITDNHTTWKFNPPAAPHFGGLWEAVVKSVKHHLRRW, translated from the exons ATGTTACATCCAACTTCCCAGGAGAAATCGACATCATCTAGCTCGACGGAAGCTACTACCTATCCCACTAATCCTTCCAACTCGTCCAAATTGAATCCACTTAGTTTGCCATTTTCTAATTCTCTGATCAACTCTATAG AGGAATCTGTCCTCCTGGCTACGGCTCTCGTCCACACTAAAGGTTCAGATGGAAGTCGCCATCTAACACGAGTACTTCTGGACCAAGGTGCTCAAGCATCTTTTATATCGGAGTCACTTGTCCAAAGATTGAGATTAGCGAGACAACCAGCTATCATCTCAGTAAGGAGTGTGGGTGATTCGAGAACAAGGCCGACCAGAGGCTTAGTTCAATTAAAGGTCTATTCTAGAATCCATCCCCAGGCTACTTTTTGG GAGTCCATATCTTCAGTGCAGTCTATTGTGGGATTGCAAAGTCCAGTAGATCATGAACTACTGAACTTGCTGAGAAGATTTGTCGTCCAGGAAGACATACCTTTATCAGTTAATGATAATAGTGTAGCAGAGGAAGAGTGTGAGCAGCTGTTTACCTCCACTTTTCAACGCAGTCACGATGGTCGTTACATCGTTCGACTGCCCTTAAAGGATCGCTCTATTAATCTAGGGAATTCAAGATCTGCAGCTTATCGGGCACTCGTCCATATGGAAAGACGTTTCCGAAGAGACCCCGAGTTAGCTAAGAAATACTCAAATGTTATCAATGAGTACGCAGAGTTGGGAGACATGGAACTAGTCTCTAATCCAGAAGATCTTCAACACGACAAGGGTTACTTCTTACCACACCATTGTGTGATCAAAGAAAACAGCTCAAGCACTAAATTGCgggttgttttcaacgcttcTCAACGCACCGACAAAGGGGTGCCCTTGAATGAGCTTTTACACTCAGGACCTAAACTACAGACTGAATTGGCGGATGTCATCCTTAGATGGAGGATGTATTCAGTTTTCTTTACCGCGGACATCGAGAAGATGTTTCGGCGGATATGGATCCATCCAGTGgatcaaacattcaaaaaaatccTATGGCGAGAGAGTCACGATCAGGAGGTTCGCACCTATTATTTGAAAACCGTTACCTTTGGTTTTACATCTTTGCCGTATCTAGCGATACGCACGTTACTTCAGTTAGCGGAGGATGAGGGTGATAACTATCCCCTCGCTTCTCAAATTCTACGAAAAGAAATTTACGTCGATGACGTACTATCAGGGGCAGATGACGTTAGCTTAGCGAGGGCAAAGTGCAGACAGTTAGACTTATTATTGCAAGCAGGAGCTTTCACCCTGAAAAAGTGGGTGTCAAATGTAGGGGAAGTTTTAGAGGGTGTTCCCACTGATCATCGAGAGGACGCTACTTATCTTCTACTTAATCAAGATCCATCCTTTCGTGCTCTTGGCATTTCATGGCAGCCGTCGTCCGATTTTTTACGTTTTCAGATCGACCCATTGTCGGAGAGGAGTCGGATTACGAAACGAACGGTATTTTCTGAGATAGCTCGCATATTCGGTCCATTAGGATGGCTGGCACCAGTCATCGTTAAGGCCAAGATGTTCATGCAGAGTCTATGGGCTCGCACGGTGCTTTGGGATGATGAACTATCAATGGA CTATTGCGAACTTCACGGATTCGGAGATGCCTCAGAAAGAGCAATAGGAGCTGTCATATATCTTCGTGTCACATCACCTTCGAATCTAACTCGTGTTACTCTTGTCATGGCTAAGACGAAAGTGGCTCGGTTAAAGGAGACCTCAATTCCTAGGCTCGAATTGTGTGCCGCTGTTTTACTG ATACATCTTTGGTCCGATTCGCAAAACAATTTGGACTGGATTCGAGGTCCACCGCTTCGATGGAAGACCTATATCTCCAATAGATTTTCGGAAAATCAGCGTGTTCTACCAGAGGCGGCTTGGCATCATGTTCCTGGAGCGGATACTCCTGCCGATTGTGCATCAGGAGGCCTCACACCGATTCGATTAGAACATCATCTTCTATGGTGGCAAGGACCAGTTTGGTTGGCCAGACCTGAGCTTCT AAAGCATTTCGAACGGCCGCCTTGTCATCCGACGACGACATATCTTAAATTGGCCCTACAAAAGTTGACCGGCCACGTTCAGAAAAAAACCTTCCCTAAGGACATCATCAAGGTACAAAGACAATTACCTGTTTCGAAATCGAGTCTATTATTGAAGCTACTACCTTTTTTGGACTCTAATGGACTACTGAGATTAGGAGGTCGACTGACTTATGCTGCACTAGATTACGAGGAGAGATGTCCATACATCTTACCTAAGGACTCACCGTTAACGACCTTGATTGTGAGGAATGGACATCAATTCATGCTACACGGTGGTCCTCAACTAACATTGTCTTATTTAAGGAGGAGATATTGGATCCTCTCTTGTCGTACGGCTGTGAAAAGTGTATTGTCTCGATGTGTAATCTGCACGAAACATCGAGCAAACCCTTGTAGCCAGGTTATATGTCCTTTACCATCTTTCAGAGTCAACCCACCAGTTAGACCATTTGCAGCGGCCGGATTGGACTATGCCGGACCTATTTGGATGCGCACGACCAAAGGGCGAGGTCACAAAGCATATAAAGGGTATATTGCTATCTTTGTGTGCTGTGCCACACGAGCTGTACATTTGGAAGTTGTATCGGATTATTCTGCTGAGGGTTTCATCGCCGCCTATAAGAGGTTTTCGGCTCGACGAGGCGTCAGTCATACTCTTTACAGCGACAATGGGACAAACTTTGTGGGAGCTGACCGAGAGTTCCGCGAAATATTTTCCGAGGCTTCAGCTGAGTCAGACAAGATTGTTCGTCATATCACCGACAACCATACAACTTGGAAATTCAACCCTCCCGCCGCTCCACACTTTGGAGGATTGTGGGAAGCTGTGGTAAAATCTGTTAAGCACCATCTCCGCCGTTGGTGA